From Methanosarcina lacustris Z-7289, one genomic window encodes:
- a CDS encoding ABC transporter ATP-binding protein — MNINKNSLPENRYPIVEVSNVRKSYMLGDMEVPVLSGINLKIEKGELLAIMGPSGSGKSTLMNLIGCLDRPTEGQVLIWGKDLHSMSDEELAHLRGIEIGFVFQTFNLVPRLTALENVLLPTFANSRSIDPQKRATELLKLMGLQDRMYHKPGELSGGQSQRVSIARALINDPSILLADEPTGNLDSKTGSEILQIFMDLNNEGRTVVIVTHDPEIAKYADRVVLVKDGEIQYN; from the coding sequence GTGAACATAAATAAGAATAGTTTACCAGAGAACAGGTACCCTATTGTCGAAGTTTCCAATGTCAGGAAAAGTTATATGCTTGGAGACATGGAGGTTCCGGTACTCTCAGGTATTAACCTTAAAATCGAAAAGGGAGAATTACTGGCTATTATGGGCCCATCGGGATCCGGAAAAAGTACTCTTATGAACCTGATCGGCTGCCTTGACAGGCCTACGGAAGGGCAGGTCCTTATATGGGGAAAAGATCTGCACAGTATGTCAGATGAAGAGCTTGCTCATCTCAGGGGGATTGAGATAGGGTTCGTTTTTCAGACTTTCAACCTTGTTCCTCGCCTGACCGCTTTAGAGAATGTTTTGCTCCCAACTTTTGCCAATTCGAGGAGCATCGATCCACAAAAGCGTGCAACGGAACTCCTGAAACTTATGGGGTTGCAGGACCGTATGTACCACAAGCCAGGAGAGCTTTCCGGAGGCCAATCTCAGAGAGTCTCAATTGCAAGGGCACTCATCAATGATCCTTCAATTCTCCTTGCTGATGAACCGACTGGAAACCTGGACTCGAAAACAGGGTCTGAGATTCTCCAAATATTCATGGATTTGAACAATGAGGGAAGAACAGTAGTAATAGTTACACACGACCCTGAGATTGCAAAATATGCTGATAGGGTTGTCCTGGTAAAAGATGGGGAAATTCAATATAACTAG
- a CDS encoding ABC transporter permease → MIQFVQAARIASGSIRSSKLRSALTTLGIVIGVAAVIINASLGASFNQFFTDEVTSVGSNFIIAYSDQPNLFYGSELEIIKNTPGISGVSPRKIIPGEISYLSGTKSVSIVGVNGEFQEIQGIKMEEGSFLADKDIYSAVLGYDLAKEEFGRSISHRSNVDIAFRQEDGTLVRKSFKVKGILENSKETIVGGDGSTDMIVYIPISTLNEMTGEQDYGAFFAMADSSENIRDVSDEVDRRLARNFGIPERDIDDEDAKPYTIFNQVDVLEETGALGAALSSFLLVLALVSLFVGSIGIMNIMLVTVTERTKEIGIMKSVGYSSSNIQSLFLLESVMVSAFGGLMGTAIGGLGAYILETALKLPPVFPFKLIEIGILVSVIVGVGAGLYPARKAASMKPVDALRYE, encoded by the coding sequence ATGATACAATTTGTACAGGCAGCCCGTATTGCTTCTGGAAGTATACGTAGCTCCAAGCTTCGGTCTGCACTTACAACACTCGGAATTGTGATAGGTGTTGCAGCAGTAATCATAAACGCATCGCTTGGAGCCAGCTTCAATCAATTTTTTACAGATGAGGTTACTTCTGTAGGCTCAAATTTTATAATTGCATATAGTGACCAGCCAAACCTCTTCTATGGAAGTGAGCTTGAAATCATTAAAAATACTCCCGGAATTTCCGGAGTATCTCCCAGGAAAATAATACCTGGAGAGATTAGCTATCTTTCAGGTACTAAAAGCGTGAGCATTGTGGGTGTAAATGGAGAATTTCAGGAAATCCAGGGAATTAAGATGGAAGAGGGAAGTTTCCTGGCTGATAAGGACATTTACTCTGCTGTTCTTGGATATGACCTTGCAAAAGAGGAATTTGGCAGGAGTATCTCGCATAGAAGCAATGTTGATATTGCATTTCGGCAGGAAGACGGCACGCTTGTAAGGAAAAGCTTCAAAGTAAAAGGGATTCTGGAAAATTCAAAAGAAACTATTGTAGGGGGAGATGGCAGTACAGACATGATAGTTTATATCCCAATTTCCACCCTGAATGAGATGACCGGAGAACAGGACTATGGAGCCTTCTTTGCGATGGCAGATAGCTCTGAAAATATCCGGGATGTTTCGGATGAAGTGGATAGAAGGCTTGCCCGGAACTTTGGAATTCCTGAAAGGGATATTGATGATGAAGACGCAAAGCCTTATACCATATTCAATCAGGTAGATGTCCTTGAAGAGACCGGAGCATTAGGAGCTGCCTTAAGTTCGTTCCTGCTTGTCCTTGCTTTAGTCTCACTATTCGTAGGTTCGATAGGGATCATGAATATCATGCTCGTAACAGTTACCGAACGTACAAAAGAAATTGGTATAATGAAGTCCGTAGGTTACAGCAGCTCCAATATTCAATCCCTTTTTTTGCTGGAGTCAGTGATGGTCAGCGCCTTCGGGGGACTGATGGGGACTGCAATAGGCGGGCTTGGAGCTTACATCCTTGAAACTGCCCTCAAACTTCCACCAGTATTTCCATTCAAGTTAATCGAAATTGGGATTCTGGTTTCGGTCATTGTAGGTGTAGGTGCAGGGCTGTATCCCGCAAGAAAGGCCGCAAGCATGAAACCTGTGGATGCTTTAAGGTATGAATAA
- a CDS encoding COG1361 S-layer family protein — translation MKLIKERIIASVFSLLLIASIFTSSASAAVGSANLKVTIVETNPYPAKIGEYLTLNIQVENVGGDKADNIDIEIVPEYPFSLDSKTNTVQNIGALNPGRTATKEFYLYVDKNAQKGVRSIDIRTKTGDGSPWSEKTFDIRIGTETFDSKGTVELSEIISSPEVFMPGDSGTVTVTLKNTATTPTVTIDGKDYDTNARIQAAVLRPLSEGITVKEAPYYEMGLVGPGDSIKLTFNVEVEEGAKEGIHNFELEIEGNSFDYNSKKNIPLKVDSSNIKVIPSKPLQMVDGKAVVEFDVANTHPNELNSVSIRPEAEGLKFYPAEYFIGPMDPDELFTIEFDAIIDDSDAIKDVSGSIIMNVTANYNNGINRHENVAGNLKLETDFQSPGNNSTAAITGGLLLVVIPAAFLIYRKKKQ, via the coding sequence ATGAAATTGATTAAAGAGCGTATTATTGCATCTGTATTTTCTTTACTTTTGATTGCCTCTATTTTTACTTCTTCGGCTTCTGCAGCTGTAGGGAGTGCAAACCTGAAAGTAACGATCGTCGAAACAAATCCTTATCCTGCAAAGATAGGAGAATACCTGACCCTGAACATACAGGTGGAAAACGTAGGTGGGGACAAAGCCGATAATATTGACATAGAAATAGTCCCTGAGTACCCTTTTTCTCTGGATTCCAAAACAAACACCGTGCAGAACATTGGAGCACTCAATCCTGGCAGAACTGCCACAAAGGAATTCTATCTGTATGTTGATAAAAACGCCCAGAAAGGAGTTCGTTCAATTGATATTCGCACCAAAACTGGGGATGGCAGTCCATGGAGTGAAAAGACTTTTGATATAAGGATAGGCACTGAAACCTTTGACAGCAAAGGCACTGTTGAGCTTTCAGAAATCATCTCGTCTCCTGAAGTCTTTATGCCTGGAGACAGTGGTACTGTTACGGTAACTCTTAAGAATACAGCAACAACGCCTACCGTTACCATTGATGGAAAAGACTACGATACCAATGCGAGAATCCAGGCTGCTGTTTTGAGACCTCTGTCAGAAGGAATAACGGTTAAAGAAGCCCCATATTATGAAATGGGACTTGTGGGGCCGGGAGATAGTATTAAGCTGACCTTCAATGTAGAGGTCGAAGAGGGTGCGAAGGAAGGAATTCACAATTTTGAACTTGAAATTGAAGGAAACTCCTTTGATTACAACAGCAAGAAGAATATTCCGCTTAAAGTAGATTCTTCGAATATAAAAGTAATTCCTTCAAAGCCACTACAGATGGTAGATGGGAAAGCTGTCGTAGAGTTTGATGTAGCAAATACCCACCCTAATGAACTTAACTCTGTAAGCATAAGACCTGAAGCTGAGGGCCTAAAGTTTTACCCTGCCGAATACTTCATTGGACCTATGGATCCTGACGAGCTTTTCACAATAGAGTTTGATGCAATAATAGACGACTCGGATGCCATAAAGGATGTTTCAGGATCCATAATTATGAATGTAACTGCAAACTACAATAATGGGATTAACAGGCACGAAAATGTCGCAGGTAACCTGAAACTTGAAACTGATTTCCAGTCTCCTGGGAATAACTCTACAGCTGCAATTACGGGTGGACTTCTTTTGGTCGTTATCCCTGCAGCCTTTCTAATCTACAGAAAGAAAAAACAATAA